A part of Vespertiliibacter pulmonis genomic DNA contains:
- the thiB gene encoding thiamine ABC transporter substrate binding subunit, with protein MKLKTILALSSLGLCLNSFASQPTLTVYTYNSFANSWGAAKKLEPLFEQQCQCDLKFIPFENGVTMFNRIRLEGKKSKADVMLGIDNFLISEAERSGLFIEHNLDQNSLNLPTTWQNKTFVPYDYSEYAFIYDKRKVITPPQSLKELVGRQDLKIIYQDPRTSTVGRGLLFWINQVYGQNAGQAWKTLAKHTVTIGKGWSETYSAFLKGEADLVLSYTTSPLYHQWHEQDNSKIAAPFSEGHLLQIEVGAITKTSKNPTLAREFLHFLQQPEAQEIIAYHNVMKPVIKLNTSKFNQLPNYSPLEFTQPDTTVVKQWLATWQKAISQ; from the coding sequence ATGAAACTAAAAACAATACTTGCCCTTTCTAGTCTTGGGCTTTGCCTAAACAGCTTCGCAAGCCAACCTACTCTTACTGTTTATACCTATAATTCCTTTGCCAATAGCTGGGGAGCGGCTAAAAAACTCGAACCACTTTTTGAACAACAATGTCAATGCGATCTCAAATTTATCCCCTTTGAAAATGGGGTAACGATGTTTAATCGTATTCGCCTTGAAGGCAAAAAAAGCAAAGCTGATGTAATGCTTGGAATTGATAACTTTTTAATCTCCGAAGCTGAACGCTCAGGTCTTTTTATCGAACATAATTTAGACCAAAACTCACTCAATCTACCAACAACTTGGCAAAACAAAACGTTTGTTCCCTATGATTACAGCGAATACGCTTTTATTTATGACAAACGTAAAGTAATAACACCACCACAGAGTTTAAAGGAACTAGTAGGGCGACAAGATCTAAAAATCATCTATCAAGATCCTCGTACAAGTACTGTTGGACGTGGCCTACTTTTTTGGATCAATCAAGTTTATGGTCAAAATGCAGGACAAGCGTGGAAAACCTTAGCAAAACACACAGTTACCATTGGCAAAGGCTGGTCTGAAACATACAGTGCATTTTTAAAAGGTGAAGCGGATTTAGTTCTCAGCTACACTACGTCCCCACTCTATCATCAGTGGCACGAGCAAGATAACAGCAAAATTGCCGCCCCATTCTCAGAAGGGCATTTACTGCAAATCGAAGTTGGAGCTATTACTAAAACAAGTAAAAACCCAACGCTTGCACGAGAATTCTTACATTTTTTACAACAACCAGAAGCGCAGGAGATCATCGCATATCATAATGTAATGAAACCCGTGATTAAACTTAATACATCTAAATTTAACCAGTTGCCAAATTATTCGCCATTAGAATTTACTCAACCTGATACAACCGTGGTAAAACAGTGGCTCGCAACATGGCAGAAAGCGATAAGCCAATAA
- a CDS encoding aminodeoxychorismate synthase component I, translating into MQKFIQTANQFGKQKTPFFFLIDFEQKNPLIYPLSEIQNSQIKFEFPHKKDHSHKAINKPFKINIEPINFQQYTKRFQFIQQQIQAGNSYLLNLTEKTKININYTLNELFLSSLAKYKCYLADQFVCFSPECFIKIEDNKIYSYPMKGTINADVQNAQQLLLNSQKEFTEHNTIIDLIRNDLALVANNIQVTKYRYIEKITTHRGAIYQTSSEICGTLDKTWQQNIGTILAKLLPAGSISGAPKLKTVEIIQQAEQQERGYYTGIFGYFDGNYLDSAVAIRYIEKQEETYFFRSGGGITALSELNTEYNEILEKIYVPLSTL; encoded by the coding sequence ATGCAAAAATTTATTCAAACTGCAAACCAATTTGGAAAACAGAAAACGCCTTTTTTCTTTTTAATTGATTTTGAGCAAAAAAATCCATTGATCTACCCGCTTAGCGAAATTCAAAATAGTCAAATTAAATTTGAATTTCCTCATAAAAAAGATCATTCTCATAAAGCAATAAATAAGCCGTTTAAAATTAATATTGAGCCAATAAATTTTCAACAATACACCAAACGCTTTCAATTTATTCAACAACAAATTCAAGCAGGAAATAGTTATTTACTCAACCTGACAGAAAAAACAAAAATTAATATTAATTACACTCTAAATGAATTATTTTTATCAAGTCTTGCTAAATATAAATGCTATTTAGCAGATCAATTTGTCTGTTTTTCCCCTGAGTGTTTTATTAAAATAGAAGATAATAAAATTTATTCGTATCCAATGAAAGGTACAATTAATGCAGATGTACAAAATGCACAACAACTATTATTAAATTCTCAAAAAGAATTTACTGAACATAATACAATTATTGATCTTATTCGAAATGATCTTGCATTAGTAGCTAATAATATCCAAGTAACAAAATATCGCTATATAGAAAAAATAACTACTCATCGTGGGGCAATTTATCAAACCAGTTCAGAGATCTGCGGCACATTAGATAAAACTTGGCAACAAAACATCGGTACAATATTAGCAAAATTACTTCCCGCAGGCTCAATTAGTGGTGCCCCAAAACTCAAAACTGTAGAAATTATTCAACAAGCAGAACAACAAGAACGAGGGTATTACACCGGTATTTTTGGTTATTTTGATGGTAATTACTTAGACAGTGCAGTTGCTATTCGTTATATTGAGAAACAAGAAGAAACCTATTTTTTCCGCAGTGGCGGGGGTATTACAGCTTTAAGTGAACTCAATACAGAATATAATGAAATTTTAGAAAAAATATATGTACCATTATCCACTCTTTGA
- a CDS encoding aminotransferase class IV, whose amino-acid sequence MYHYPLFETLAVIDGNIQHIELHQQRIQYSFKYYFKKTCSLFLKDIHIPKEYQSGFFRCRIDYSSEKNSVNFFSYMPRKIAKFHCIETKDLDYQFKYSDRKRLDSLNNYQPDEIIIINNNFISDCTIGNLIFLKKNKWYSPTHYLLKGTQLTYLLLENKIKLVPITKSDLFNYEKIMMINALNPFNEQRAIPINQQTILTNFAK is encoded by the coding sequence ATGTACCATTATCCACTCTTTGAAACATTAGCCGTTATTGATGGCAATATTCAACATATCGAATTACATCAACAACGCATACAATATTCATTTAAATATTATTTTAAAAAAACTTGTTCTCTATTTTTAAAAGATATCCATATCCCCAAAGAATACCAATCTGGTTTTTTCCGCTGCCGAATTGATTATAGCTCCGAAAAAAATTCCGTAAATTTCTTCTCTTATATGCCAAGAAAAATAGCTAAATTCCATTGTATTGAAACTAAAGACCTAGATTACCAATTTAAATATAGTGATCGCAAGCGGTTAGATTCTCTTAATAATTACCAACCCGATGAAATTATTATTATCAATAATAATTTTATCAGTGACTGTACAATTGGAAACCTAATATTTCTTAAAAAAAATAAATGGTATAGCCCAACGCATTATTTATTAAAAGGAACACAATTAACTTATTTATTACTAGAAAATAAAATTAAATTAGTTCCAATAACAAAATCAGATCTCTTTAATTATGAAAAAATAATGATGATAAATGCATTAAATCCATTTAATGAACAACGAGCAATTCCAATCAACCAGCAGACTATTTTAACTAATTTTGCGAAATAG
- the recA gene encoding recombinase RecA, which yields MAEKKSKAPAVVKHTEPENKKKALEAALTQIEKQFGKGSIMTLGSTQQLDIESVSTGSLGLDLALGIGGLPMGRIVEIFGPESSGKTTLTLSLIAEAQKSDKTCAFIDAEHALDPIYAQKLGVDTNKLLISQPDNGEQALEICDALVRSGAVDVIIVDSVAALTPKAEIEGEMGDSHMGLQARLMSQALRKLTGNVKTTNCLVVFINQIRMKIGVMFGNPETTTGGNALKFYASVRLDIRRSGVVKDGDQILGSETKVKVVKNKVAPPFRTAQFDIMYGEGISKMGELLGLAVTNDLIKKSGAWFSYEGEKIGQGKNNAVKWLKENPEQAEKIDQAIRASLAANPEKALSKLAVSEDENSDNDSDEQFDEEL from the coding sequence ATGGCAGAGAAAAAATCAAAAGCCCCTGCAGTTGTAAAACATACAGAGCCAGAAAATAAGAAAAAAGCACTTGAAGCAGCCTTAACCCAAATTGAAAAGCAATTCGGCAAAGGTTCAATTATGACGTTAGGTTCAACCCAGCAACTAGATATTGAATCTGTTTCTACAGGTTCTTTAGGCTTAGACTTAGCACTCGGTATTGGTGGCTTGCCTATGGGACGTATTGTTGAAATTTTTGGACCTGAATCTTCAGGAAAAACGACTTTGACACTTTCTCTTATTGCTGAAGCACAAAAATCAGATAAAACTTGTGCATTTATTGATGCTGAACACGCTCTAGATCCTATTTATGCACAAAAACTAGGGGTTGATACAAATAAATTGCTGATTTCTCAGCCCGATAATGGTGAACAGGCCTTGGAAATTTGTGATGCCTTAGTTCGATCTGGGGCTGTTGATGTTATTATTGTAGATTCAGTTGCAGCCTTAACACCAAAAGCAGAAATTGAAGGTGAAATGGGTGACTCACATATGGGTTTACAAGCTCGTTTGATGTCTCAGGCATTACGTAAACTAACTGGTAATGTAAAAACAACTAACTGTCTTGTGGTATTCATCAACCAAATTCGTATGAAAATTGGTGTAATGTTTGGCAATCCAGAAACAACAACAGGTGGTAATGCGTTAAAATTCTACGCATCTGTCCGCTTAGACATCCGTCGCTCAGGTGTTGTAAAAGATGGAGATCAAATTTTAGGTAGCGAAACAAAAGTTAAAGTCGTTAAAAATAAAGTTGCACCGCCATTCCGCACAGCACAATTTGATATTATGTATGGCGAGGGCATTTCTAAAATGGGTGAACTGTTAGGGCTTGCAGTAACCAATGATCTGATCAAAAAATCAGGCGCATGGTTCTCTTACGAAGGAGAAAAAATCGGCCAAGGTAAAAATAATGCTGTAAAATGGCTAAAAGAAAACCCAGAACAAGCTGAGAAAATCGATCAAGCAATCCGTGCTTCTTTAGCCGCCAACCCAGAAAAAGCATTATCTAAATTAGCAGTTTCAGAAGATGAAAATAGCGATAACGATAGTGACGAGCAATTTGACGAAGAACTATAA
- the recX gene encoding recombination regulator RecX, with the protein MKTKSTAIQYLVYLLSRRDHSERELRQKLKQKEYTPQEIDQAIERAQQQNWQSDERFCQHFIRYRSQQGYGPNRLKQELRFKGVSERIISQELENSEIDWFDLAECLFEKKRPADWNLKTKQKMWRYMISHGFYSDHFSHLMDIDYAEYE; encoded by the coding sequence ATGAAAACAAAATCTACAGCAATACAGTATCTTGTTTATCTCCTTTCTCGACGAGACCATAGTGAACGGGAACTACGCCAAAAATTAAAGCAAAAAGAATATACACCTCAAGAAATCGATCAAGCCATTGAAAGAGCTCAACAACAAAATTGGCAAAGTGATGAACGATTTTGCCAACACTTTATACGCTACCGCTCACAGCAAGGCTATGGACCTAATCGTTTAAAACAAGAGCTACGATTTAAAGGTGTATCAGAAAGAATAATTAGCCAAGAACTCGAAAATAGTGAAATTGATTGGTTTGATCTAGCTGAATGTCTTTTTGAAAAAAAGCGTCCAGCCGATTGGAATCTTAAAACTAAACAAAAAATGTGGCGTTATATGATAAGTCACGGATTTTATAGCGATCACTTTAGTCATTTAATGGACATAGACTATGCAGAATATGAATAA
- the yqfB gene encoding N(4)-acetylcytidine aminohydrolase encodes MNKITFFSRFEPDIVAGKKTITIRDKSESHFKPAQRLAVFTNETDRLFAHIEVISVTPIQFGDLNHQHAKQENMSLEQLKRVIREIYPEENIFFVIEFKLIDEPI; translated from the coding sequence ATGAATAAAATTACTTTTTTTAGCCGATTTGAACCCGATATTGTAGCAGGTAAGAAAACCATTACAATTCGAGATAAATCAGAATCTCACTTTAAGCCAGCTCAACGACTTGCTGTTTTTACAAATGAAACTGACCGCTTGTTTGCTCATATTGAAGTCATTTCCGTTACCCCAATTCAATTTGGTGACCTCAATCACCAACACGCCAAACAAGAAAATATGAGTTTAGAACAACTCAAACGAGTTATTCGTGAAATTTATCCCGAAGAAAATATATTTTTTGTGATTGAATTTAAATTAATCGATGAGCCTATTTAA
- a CDS encoding type I DNA topoisomerase, whose amino-acid sequence MSLFKSTKQSEICPECQSPLQIKRGKQGLFLGCTNYPKCQFIKPLQSAYHIIKTLDEPCPKCQQFLQLKQGSFGIFIGCSQYPDCDFTVQNEPTIAEEFDCPECKKNKLVERIGRSGKYFYGCNGYPECTFTLPSKPILQECPQCHYPMAIEKKVRGKSLLICANKHCQYTFNIEPNNKI is encoded by the coding sequence ATGAGCCTATTTAAATCTACAAAACAATCAGAGATTTGTCCTGAATGCCAATCTCCCTTACAAATTAAGCGAGGTAAACAAGGGCTTTTTTTAGGTTGTACTAACTACCCGAAATGCCAATTTATTAAGCCTTTACAAAGTGCTTACCATATTATTAAAACCCTTGATGAACCTTGCCCAAAATGCCAACAATTTTTACAATTAAAACAAGGTAGTTTCGGTATTTTTATCGGATGTAGCCAATATCCTGATTGTGATTTTACGGTTCAAAACGAACCTACAATCGCCGAAGAATTTGATTGTCCTGAATGTAAAAAAAATAAATTAGTAGAACGTATCGGACGTTCAGGAAAATATTTTTATGGCTGTAACGGCTACCCTGAATGTACATTTACCTTGCCAAGTAAGCCAATCTTGCAAGAATGCCCTCAATGCCACTATCCAATGGCAATTGAAAAAAAGGTACGAGGTAAATCCTTGCTAATATGTGCGAATAAACACTGCCAATACACCTTTAATATTGAACCTAATAACAAAATTTAA
- a CDS encoding Sua5/YciO/YrdC/YwlC family protein: MYTFAQIVEKLKKDQVIAYPTEAVFGLGCNPNSEQAVRTLLILKQRPEEKGLILIAPTLEFLRPYIDETKLSITEWQRLVQPSDRATTWIVPAKNNIPSYIRGKFNSVAVRLCQVPAVIELCNASGFALTSTSANLTGKPPCRTATEVIAQFGQTFPILNEKTGGKDNPSEIRDIFTQHILRKG; this comes from the coding sequence ATGTACACATTTGCCCAAATTGTTGAAAAACTAAAAAAAGATCAAGTCATTGCCTATCCAACTGAAGCGGTATTTGGCTTAGGCTGTAACCCTAATAGTGAACAAGCAGTAAGAACTTTACTCATATTAAAACAGCGCCCTGAAGAAAAAGGGCTAATACTTATTGCACCCACGCTAGAATTTCTTCGTCCTTATATTGATGAAACAAAGCTGTCTATCACAGAATGGCAACGGCTTGTACAACCTTCAGATCGAGCCACTACTTGGATCGTCCCTGCTAAAAACAATATTCCCAGCTATATAAGAGGAAAATTTAATAGTGTCGCTGTACGATTATGCCAAGTTCCTGCTGTTATTGAACTTTGCAATGCCTCAGGATTTGCACTTACCTCGACCAGTGCTAACTTAACAGGAAAACCACCTTGCCGAACAGCCACTGAAGTTATCGCACAATTTGGTCAGACCTTCCCAATTCTTAATGAAAAAACGGGAGGCAAAGATAATCCCTCTGAAATTCGAGATATCTTTACACAACACATTCTCAGAAAAGGATAA
- the aroE gene encoding shikimate dehydrogenase — protein sequence MNHYAVWGNPIAQSKSPQIHQLFAQQAQKQICYQRKLTDEWLFEQHLLAFFENGAKGANITAPFKEKAFALADIHSEHCLQAEACNTLKRLDDGRLYADNTDGLGLISDLTRLGWLKPHQNILILGAGGATKGVLAHLLHSKQQITLYNRTHKKAVSLANKFAKLGKVDAKCFNELSQQPFDLVINATSLGLQGKYIELPQTILCNANIYDMQYAPHMQTPFLNYAHSQGAKACQDGLGMLVGQASYAFELWEGILPEISPVLAQLKSEMES from the coding sequence ATGAACCACTATGCTGTGTGGGGCAATCCTATCGCCCAAAGTAAATCTCCACAAATTCACCAACTCTTTGCCCAACAAGCTCAGAAACAAATCTGTTATCAACGAAAACTCACTGATGAGTGGCTATTTGAACAACATCTCCTAGCATTCTTTGAAAACGGAGCAAAAGGGGCAAACATTACAGCCCCCTTTAAAGAAAAAGCATTTGCCCTTGCAGATATCCATAGTGAACATTGTTTACAAGCAGAGGCCTGCAATACCTTAAAACGATTAGATGATGGGCGTTTATATGCAGACAACACTGACGGTTTAGGGCTTATCAGCGATCTTACTCGCTTAGGTTGGCTTAAACCCCATCAGAATATCCTCATTTTAGGCGCAGGCGGTGCAACAAAAGGTGTACTTGCTCATTTATTACATTCAAAACAACAAATTACGCTATATAATCGAACCCACAAGAAAGCGGTTAGTTTAGCTAATAAATTTGCAAAACTAGGGAAAGTTGATGCTAAATGCTTTAATGAACTCTCTCAACAGCCTTTCGATCTAGTTATCAATGCAACATCTCTAGGGCTACAAGGAAAATATATTGAGCTACCACAAACTATTCTGTGCAATGCTAACATCTATGATATGCAATATGCGCCTCATATGCAGACTCCATTTTTAAATTACGCACACTCACAGGGTGCAAAAGCATGTCAAGACGGACTAGGGATGTTAGTTGGTCAAGCCAGTTATGCATTTGAGCTTTGGGAAGGTATTCTACCTGAAATTTCTCCTGTACTTGCTCAATTAAAATCTGAAATGGAAAGCTAG
- the ubiK gene encoding ubiquinone biosynthesis accessory factor UbiK yields the protein MLNPKNLESIAQQLHNVLPQSLKNVGSDLEEKFKQILQAQLAKLDVVTREEFDVQSQVLLRTREKLNELEKRLNKLAEKNNIETNNDEN from the coding sequence ATGCTTAATCCTAAAAATTTAGAATCTATCGCTCAACAGCTTCATAATGTCCTACCTCAAAGCTTAAAAAATGTTGGCTCTGATCTAGAAGAAAAATTTAAACAGATACTACAAGCTCAGCTCGCCAAATTAGATGTCGTTACTCGTGAAGAATTTGATGTGCAATCACAAGTTTTATTACGTACTCGTGAAAAACTTAATGAATTGGAAAAACGCTTAAATAAGCTTGCTGAAAAAAATAATATCGAAACTAATAACGATGAAAACTAA
- the pgi gene encoding glucose-6-phosphate isomerase yields the protein MKTINPTQTLAWNALEQHKAENYTIPQLFLQDSQRFNKYSLFFENKILVDFSKNAINETTLTLLRQLADECALQSAINAMFNGEEINRTENRAVLHTALRNRANTPIKVDGKDIMPDVNSVLAKMKQFCHQVISGEWKGYTGKAITDVINIGIGGSDLGPYMVTEALRPYKNQLTMHFVSNIDATHIAETLRKVNPETTLVLVASKTFTTQETMTNAHSARKWLLSFAQDETAVAKHFVALSTNATEVAKFGIDTANMFEFWDWVGGRYSLWSAIGLSIALSIGFENFEQLLEGAYAMDKHFLHTPIEKNIPTTLALIGIWNNNFLGAESEAILPYDQYMHRFAAYFQQGNMESNGKYVGRDGNTVNYQTGPIIWGEPGTNGQHAFYQLIHQGTKLIPCDFIAPAKTHNPLDDHHAKLLSNFFAQTEALAFGKSKEIVEQEFLQAGKSLTEVAEIIPFKVFTGNKPTNSILVEEITPFTLGALIAMYEHKIFVQGVIFNIYSFDQWGVELGKQLANRILPELENDNEITSHDSSTNGLINQYKAWR from the coding sequence ATGAAAACAATCAACCCGACCCAAACTCTTGCTTGGAACGCACTTGAACAACATAAAGCAGAGAATTACACAATCCCCCAACTTTTCTTACAAGATTCACAACGTTTTAATAAATATTCACTCTTTTTTGAAAATAAAATACTCGTTGATTTTTCAAAAAATGCCATTAACGAAACGACACTAACGCTTCTTCGCCAACTTGCAGATGAATGTGCTTTACAGTCAGCAATTAATGCAATGTTTAATGGTGAAGAAATTAATCGTACGGAGAACCGTGCTGTTTTACACACGGCATTGCGGAACCGTGCAAATACACCTATTAAAGTTGATGGAAAAGACATAATGCCTGACGTCAATTCAGTATTAGCAAAAATGAAGCAATTCTGTCATCAAGTCATTTCTGGAGAATGGAAAGGCTATACAGGTAAAGCGATTACTGATGTAATTAATATTGGTATTGGTGGTTCAGATCTCGGGCCTTATATGGTTACAGAAGCACTACGTCCTTATAAAAACCAACTAACAATGCACTTCGTATCTAATATTGACGCCACTCATATCGCTGAGACACTACGCAAAGTCAATCCAGAAACGACCCTTGTACTTGTTGCTTCAAAAACATTTACGACACAAGAAACAATGACGAATGCTCACTCAGCTCGTAAATGGTTACTCTCTTTTGCACAAGATGAAACTGCTGTAGCTAAACATTTTGTCGCCCTTTCAACCAACGCAACTGAAGTCGCTAAATTTGGTATTGATACTGCCAATATGTTTGAATTTTGGGACTGGGTAGGTGGCAGATATTCTCTTTGGTCAGCCATTGGTTTATCTATTGCACTTTCTATCGGCTTTGAGAATTTTGAACAATTACTTGAAGGTGCTTATGCAATGGATAAACACTTCCTACATACGCCGATTGAAAAAAATATTCCAACAACTCTCGCTCTTATTGGAATTTGGAATAATAATTTCTTAGGAGCAGAATCCGAAGCCATTTTACCTTATGATCAATATATGCACCGTTTTGCAGCTTATTTTCAACAAGGAAATATGGAGTCAAATGGCAAATATGTTGGACGTGATGGTAATACAGTAAATTATCAAACAGGCCCTATCATTTGGGGAGAGCCGGGAACAAATGGGCAACACGCTTTCTATCAGCTCATTCATCAAGGTACAAAATTAATTCCTTGTGATTTTATTGCACCTGCAAAAACACATAATCCGTTAGACGATCACCATGCAAAATTACTTTCAAATTTCTTCGCTCAAACTGAAGCTTTAGCCTTCGGAAAATCAAAAGAGATAGTAGAACAAGAATTTTTACAAGCGGGTAAATCTCTGACAGAAGTTGCAGAAATCATTCCATTTAAAGTATTTACGGGGAATAAACCAACTAATTCTATTTTAGTTGAAGAGATTACACCATTCACTCTTGGAGCTTTGATCGCAATGTACGAACACAAAATTTTTGTTCAAGGCGTGATTTTCAACATTTATAGTTTCGATCAATGGGGTGTAGAACTAGGTAAACAGCTTGCAAATCGTATTCTACCTGAATTAGAAAATGATAATGAAATCACTAGCCACGATAGTTCAACCAATGGTTTAATCAATCAATATAAAGCTTGGCGTTAA
- a CDS encoding N-acetylmannosamine kinase — protein sequence MTACLAIDIGGTKIAAGLVILGGMDIQIEGRIQIPTPQNPSAERLKQSLSDIIATFQGQFDIVSVASTGIIQNGILTALNPKNLGDLAFFPLEQSIVTYTDKPIYLLNDAQAAACAEFLHYQEQIDNFAFITVSTGVGGGIILNRQLFTGTNGIAGHIGHTLSDPNGERCGCGRIGCVEAVASGRAIASASLRWEKPCEPKEVFERFRQGDLQAVSLVDKSAKAIANLIADLKISLDIQCVALGGSVGLAEGYLQRIEYFLSQMPEIYRPKIVLAKYQQDAGLIGVAWWAENQQR from the coding sequence ATGACCGCTTGTTTAGCTATTGATATTGGCGGAACAAAAATTGCAGCGGGATTGGTGATATTGGGTGGAATGGATATTCAGATTGAAGGAAGAATACAAATTCCGACACCACAAAATCCGAGTGCAGAAAGATTAAAGCAGTCTTTATCAGACATTATTGCAACTTTTCAAGGGCAATTTGATATTGTTTCGGTAGCTTCAACAGGTATTATTCAAAATGGTATTTTAACGGCTTTAAATCCTAAAAATCTAGGCGATTTAGCTTTTTTTCCTCTTGAGCAGAGTATTGTAACTTATACGGATAAACCCATTTATTTATTGAATGATGCACAAGCGGCAGCTTGTGCTGAATTTTTGCATTATCAGGAACAGATTGATAATTTCGCTTTTATTACGGTTTCAACGGGTGTTGGCGGTGGTATTATTTTAAATCGGCAATTATTTACAGGCACAAATGGGATTGCAGGACACATCGGGCATACGTTATCAGACCCTAATGGAGAACGTTGTGGCTGTGGAAGAATTGGCTGTGTTGAAGCGGTAGCATCAGGGAGGGCAATTGCTAGCGCTTCATTAAGATGGGAAAAACCTTGTGAACCCAAAGAGGTTTTTGAGAGATTTAGGCAAGGAGATTTGCAAGCGGTCAGCTTAGTTGATAAATCTGCTAAAGCGATTGCAAATTTAATTGCTGATCTCAAAATAAGTTTAGACATTCAGTGTGTTGCACTTGGTGGCAGTGTTGGGTTGGCAGAAGGATATTTACAACGCATAGAATATTTTCTTTCACAAATGCCAGAAATATATCGGCCTAAAATAGTTTTAGCAAAGTATCAACAAGATGCGGGATTAATTGGCGTTGCTTGGTGGGCAGAAAATCAACAACGATAA
- a CDS encoding N-acetylmannosamine-6-phosphate 2-epimerase, whose translation MSKLTKDQILLKLKNGLIASCQPVDNGPMDFPNIVAAMAQASINGGAAGLRIEGIENLKAVRKVVDVPIIGIVKRDLTDSPVRITPFLQDIDDLFYAGADIIAFDGTDRVRPTTIDACVQRIKELGAISMADCSTLEEGLYCQQLGVDLIGSTMSGYTGGAIPAEPDVKLVRDLVSKGCRVMAEGRYNTPELAAVAIENGAYAVTVGSALTRLEHIVGWFVGAIKDCKIGA comes from the coding sequence ATGTCAAAATTGACGAAAGATCAGATTTTATTGAAGCTTAAAAATGGCTTGATCGCTTCTTGTCAGCCTGTAGATAATGGTCCAATGGACTTTCCTAATATTGTAGCGGCAATGGCTCAAGCTTCTATTAACGGTGGGGCTGCTGGTTTACGTATTGAAGGTATTGAGAATTTAAAAGCAGTACGGAAAGTGGTTGATGTACCAATTATTGGTATTGTTAAACGAGACCTTACCGATAGCCCTGTAAGAATAACGCCTTTTTTACAAGATATTGACGATTTATTTTACGCAGGGGCGGATATTATTGCTTTTGATGGTACGGATAGAGTTCGTCCAACAACGATAGACGCTTGTGTCCAGCGTATTAAAGAGTTAGGAGCTATATCAATGGCAGATTGTTCCACGTTAGAGGAGGGGCTTTATTGTCAGCAACTTGGTGTGGATTTAATTGGTAGTACAATGTCGGGGTATACGGGGGGAGCTATTCCCGCAGAACCTGATGTAAAATTAGTACGAGATCTTGTTTCCAAAGGATGCCGAGTGATGGCTGAAGGGCGGTATAATACTCCTGAACTAGCTGCAGTAGCAATTGAAAATGGTGCTTATGCAGTAACAGTTGGATCAGCCTTAACTCGTCTAGAACATATTGTGGGTTGGTTTGTTGGTGCGATTAAGGATTGCAAAATTGGAGCATAA